A DNA window from Bombus huntii isolate Logan2020A chromosome 10, iyBomHunt1.1, whole genome shotgun sequence contains the following coding sequences:
- the LOC126870519 gene encoding odorant receptor 47a-like, which translates to MFQNSANSSANLKGSLEMNYFLASYCVFGSLPLLQQICVLILQAMHIFVNAVAHCANDGLFFSLTMHLCGQFEVLKMNFTKFELQQFGCHKKLRFLVKRHCQLLMLANDLEQTFNMIILVQLLMSALLICVEGKNMLFLLPFYLFSSFSLIISGFVFLVCLATRDNVGALKSVVLMVTLLIQLYLYAYAGDVLESRSNEIAHGVYDSPWYQPRGHVARDLMMIINRGHRSYHVTAGKFLSMNIFTFKEILRSSASYLSVLKVMMDT; encoded by the exons ATGTTCCAAAACTCGGCGAATTCATCGGCAAATCTAAAAGGTTCCTTGGAAATGAATTATTTCCTGGCAAGCTATTGTGTGTTTGGCTCGCTACCACTGCTCCAGCAGATCTGCGTATTGATATTGCAGGCAATGCACATTTTCGTCAACGCGGTTGCTCATTGCGCCAACGATGGATTATTCTTCAGCTTAACGATGCATCTCTGTGGCCAGTTCGAGGTTCTCAAGATGAATTTTACCAAGTTCGAGCTGCAGCAATTTGGCTGTCACAAAAAGCTTCGATTTCTCGTGAAACGACACTGTCAGCTCCTGATGCTGGCCAATGATCTCGAGCAAACCTTCAATATGATCATTCTCGTACAGCTACTGATGAGCGCCTTGTTAATTTGCGTCGAAGGTAAAAATATGCTATTTTTACTTCCATTTTACctattttcttcattttcccT TATCATATCAGGTTTCGTGTTCCTGGTCTGTCTGGCCACGAGAGACAACGTCGGTGCATTGAAAAGCGTCGTTCTGATGGTGACGTTACTTATACAGCTGTACCTTTACGCGTATGCAGGCGACGTTCTCGAGTCTCGATCCAATGAGATAGCGCATGGCGTCTACGATTCGCCTTGGTATCAACCTCGAGGACACGTAGCAAGGGATTTGATGATGATAATCAATCGCGGACACAGGTCGTACCACGTGACAGCTGGGAAATTCCTCTCGATGAACATATTCACATTCAAAGAAATTCTGAGGTCATCAGCTTCCTATTTGTCTGTCCTGAAAGTAATGATGGACACGTGA
- the LOC126870013 gene encoding odorant receptor 9a-like encodes MKVSTSKDFAYAMTPLKILSWPVGTWPLQDYDVFSAIRAIIATFFLLLMITIVQSEMYLDNSDAEKNLDGLVFITCGSLAASKVIRFRIRPAALISNFTSAVEDYNELRDEEKRVIVRKHAYMARVASASMIFFAYFSSILFITVPMLAEEEEKDILNVTEESTSDYPIPSENVIALVKIPENLYFIVFIIEYLMLLFTSTGNLGSDSLFFGITFHLCGQVEILKLDFQRLKIESERTREHFNVLTKRHIYLINLANMLNETISSILVMQLFTSCILICTSGLQFILALNMGNIVMVVKTFIVLSTLMVQLFAYSYVGEYLRRQMEGIADSMYFCNWYDIPKSVAKDIIYVIMRAQEPVFLRAGQFLVVNMETYMSIIKTSMSYLSVLRVMVNA; translated from the exons ATGAAGGTGTCGACGAGTAAGGATTTCGCTTACGCGATGACTCCGTTGAAAATCTTGTCGTGGCCTGTAGGTACTTGGCCTCTTCAAGACTACGATGTCTTCTCCGCTATACGCGCCATAATTGCGACTTTTTTTCTG CTGTTAATGATAACGATCGTGCAATCGGAGATGTACTTAGACAACAGTGATGCTGAGAAAAATCTGGACGGTCTAGTATTCATTACCTGCGGCAGTTTGGCAGCGTCAAAGGTTATACGGTTTCGTATTCGGCCTGCTGCCCTTATTTCGAATTTTACGTCCGCGGTCGAGGATTATAACGAATTGCGGGACGAAGAGAAACGAGTGATAGTGCGAAAACACGCTTATATGGCCAGAGTGGCCAGTGCCAGTATGATATTTTTCGCGTATTTCAGCTCGATTCTTTTTATAACTGTGCCTATGCTGGctgaagaggaagagaaagatatACTTAACGTAACGGAGGAAAGTACATCGGACTATCCCATACCTTCCGAAAATGTAATAGCACTTGTAAAAATACCGGAAAATTTATACTTCATTGTTTTTATCATAGAGTACTTGATGCTGCTATTCACGAGCACTGGAAATCTAG gAAGCGATTCGTTGTTTTTCGGTATCACTTTTCACCTGTGCGGTCAGGTAGAAATTCTGAAACTAGATTTCCAGAGACTGAAAatcgagagcgaaagaacgaGGGAACACTTCAACGTATTAACCAAGAGGCATATCTACTTAATTAACCTGGCCAATATGCTGAACGAGACCATTAGCTCTATCTTGGTTATGCAACTATTCACGAGTTGTATACTTATTTGTACAAGCG GACTTCAGTTCATTCTCGCTCTGAACATGGGAAACATCGTCATGGTTGTAAAAACATTTATAGTACTCAGCACTCTTATGGTACAATTGTTTGCATACAGTTACGTGGGCGAATATTTAAGGCGTCAAATGGAAGGCATAGCTGACTCGATGTATTTCTGCAACTGGTACGATATACCGAAAAGTGTGGCaaaagatattatttatgtCATTATGAGAGCTCAAGAGCCAGTTTTCCTGAGAGCAGGACAATTCCTCGTTGTTAATATGGAAACGTACATGAGTATCATAAAAACGTCTATGTCATATCTTTCAGTTCTTCGAGTTATGGTAAACGCTTGA
- the LOC126870520 gene encoding uncharacterized protein LOC126870520: protein MLTIVQSEMYLDSNDAEKNLDALVILSCGILAVSKVIRFRIRPAALILNFTSAVEDYNELRDDEKRVIVRKHAYMARVTSVSMIFFAYFSSILFITVPMLAEKEEKNVVNVTEESTSEYPIPSENVMALVKIPENLYFFVFIMEYLMLLFTSTGNLGNVSSCLTNYSLSEATLVNSIN from the coding sequence ATGCTAACGATCGTGCAGTCGGAGATGTATTTAGACAGCAACGACGCCGAGAAAAATCTTGATGCATTAGTAATACTATCCTGCGGCATTCTGGCTGTGTCAAAGGTCATTCGTTTTCGTATTCGGCCTGCTGCCCTTATATTGAATTTTACGTCCGCGGTCGAAGATTATAACGAATTGAGGGACGATGAGAAACGAGTGATAGTGCGAAAACACGCTTATATGGCCAGAGTAACTAGTGTCAGTATGATATTTTTCGCGTATTTCAGCTCGATTCTTTTCATAACTGTGCCAATGCTGGctgaaaaggaagagaaaaatgtAGTTAACGTAACGGAGGAAAGTACATCGGAGTATCCTATACCTTCCGAAAATGTAATGGCACTTGTAAAAATACCGGAAAATTTATACTTCTTTGTTTTTATCATGGAATACTTGATGCTGCTATTCACGAGCACTGGAAATCTAGGTAATGTATCATCGTGTCTTACGAATTACTCATTGTCAGAAGCCACGCTAGTTAACTCCATAAATTGA
- the LOC126870521 gene encoding odorant receptor 9a-like encodes MYFAITIILLLAIERERSYSFILKYKLGSDSLFFGITFHLCGQIEILKLDFKRLKIESERTREHFNVLTRRHIYLINLANMLIDTISSILAMQLFTSCILICTSVRSICWDNLHLFLGLQLILALSIGNIVMVIKTFMVLTALMVQLFAYSYVGEYLRRQMEGIGDSMYFCNWYDIPKSVTKDIIYVIMRAQEPVFLRAGQFLVVNMETYTSIIKTSMSYLSVLRVMVNG; translated from the exons ATGTACTTTGCCATTACAATTATTTTGCTTTTGgcgatagaaagagaaa GATCTTACtcatttattttgaaatataaattaggAAGCGATTCGTTGTTTTTCGGTATCACTTTTCACCTGTGCGGTCAGATAGAAATACTGAAACTAGATTTCAAGAGACTGAAAatcgagagcgaaagaacgaGGGAACATTTCAACGTATTAACCAGGAGGCATATCTACTTAATTAACCTGGCCAATATGCTGATCGACACCATCAGCTCTATCTTGGCTATGCAACTATTCACAAGTTGTATACTTATTTGTACAAGCG tacgaTCAATATGTTGGGATAATTTGCATCTGTTTTTAGGACTTCAACTCATTCTCGCTCTGAGCATTGGAAACATCGTCATGgttataaaaacatttatgGTACTCACCGCTCTCATGGTACAATTGTTTGCATACAGTTACGTGGGCGAATATTTAAGACGTCAAATGGAAGGCATCGGTGACTCGATGTATTTCTGCAACTGGTACGATATACCGAAAAGTGTGACaaaagatattatttatgtCATTATGAGAGCTCAAGAGCCAGTTTTCCTGAGAGCAGGACAATTCCTCGTTGTTAATATGGAAACGTACACGAGTATCATAAAAACTTCTATGTCATATCTTTCAGTGCTTCGAGTTATGGTAAACGGTTGA
- the LOC126870012 gene encoding odorant receptor 47a-like, which translates to MHDYAVLFVDLRVVNMKVTLNKDFAYAMTPMKILSWPVGTWPLQDYNIFSSMRVIITSCLLLLMLTIVQSEMYLDSNDAEKNLDALVILSCGILAVSKVIRFRIRPAGLISNFTSAVEDYNKLYDQEKGVILRRHAYMGRVAGIGVVLFAYFSATLFMSVPMLAGEEVKDVVNVTKDNIPEYPIPSEKVMALIKMPDNLYFIVFIVEYLMLLLTSNGNLGSDSLFFGIIFHLCGQVEILRLDFRRLSNDNERTIEHFIVLSKRHVYLLKLAKMLNETISSILAVQLFTSCIVICTSGLQFIIALSVGNIVMTIKSFIVLSTLLVQLFAYSYVGEYLKRQMEGIGDSVYSSSWYDIPKSVAKDIIYVIMRTQDPVFLKAGKFFIVNMETYMSIIKTSMSYLSVLRVMVTA; encoded by the exons ATGCACGATTACGCAGTGTTATTTGTCGACCTTCGTGTTGTGAACATGAAGGTGACGTTGAATAAAGATTTCGCTTACGCGATGACTCCGATGAAGATCCTGTCGTGGCCTGTTGGTACCTGGCCTCTTCAAGACTACAATATCTTTTCCTCTATGCGTGTCATAATCACGAGTTGTCTTTTG CTACTAATGCTAACGATCGTGCAGTCGGAGATGTATTTAGACAGCAACGACGCCGAGAAAAATCTCGACGCATTAGTAATACTATCCTGCGGCATTCTGGCTGTGTCAAAGGTCATTCGTTTTCGTATTCGGCCGGCTGGACTTATCTCGAACTTCACCTCGGCTGTTGAGGATTATAACAAATTGTATGACCAAGAGAAAGGCGTGATACTGCGAAGACACGCTTACATGGGCAGAGTGGCAGGTATTGGTGTGGTACTTTTCGCATATTTCAGCGCAACTCTTTTCATGTCTGTGCCAATGCTGGCTGGGGAGGAAGTGAAAGATGTAGTTAACGTAACGAAAGATAATATTCCGGAATATCCTATACCTTCCGAAAAAGTAATGGCACTTATAAAAATGCCGGACAATTTATACTTCATTGTTTTTATCGTGGAGTACTTGATGTTGTTATTAACGAGCAATGGAAATCTAG GTAGTGATTCGTTGTTCTTCGGTATTATATTTCACCTGTGTGGCCAGGTGGAAATTCTGAGGCTCGACTTCAGGAGACTGAGCAACGACAACGAAAGAACAATAGAACATTTCATCGTACTATCCAAGAGGCATGTTTACTTATTGAAACTAGCCAAGATGCTGAACGAGACGATCAGCTCTATCTTGGCAGTGCAACTATTCACGAGTTGTATAGTTATTTGTACAAGCG GACTTCAATTCATTATCGCTCTGAGCGTTGGAAACATCGTCATGACGATAAAATCGTTTATAGTACTGAGCACTCTGTTAGTGCAATTATTTGCATACAGCTACGTGGGCGAATATTTAAAGCGTCAAATGGAAGGCATCGGTGATTCGGTGTATTCCAGCAGCTGGTACGATATACCGAAAAGTGTTGCaaaagatattatttatgttattatgAGAACTCAGGATCCAGTTTTCCTGAAGGCtggaaaattttttattgttaatatgGAAACTTACATGAGTATTATAAAAACATCTATGTCGTATCTCTCAGTTCTACGAGTAATGGTAACTGCTTGA